A genomic region of Vibrio ziniensis contains the following coding sequences:
- a CDS encoding methyl-accepting chemotaxis protein: MLIDKLTLKSRLIITVAIPCLALIFVGLASLNAMSAMANKTEEMYLNTAAPMRAVAEAASRIPRMRVGIDMMILQETDLRDTKGIKTRVKETREEDIPQMRDALSLAVKTQVNPELKAKVQNLLNDFEKMISTELNPLLQALDKEDMVTAQQIYKDKYAVSYGTMRKDANTLLETLLEQAESQNKLSHDNYISGRTTQIIIISVGLIISFIISSAIVISLRNRVSTLRDTITTAAQDLSLNTRIKLDGKDELTEIGDSFNLFMEKVHNSINQVAANSQQLAIMARDVSERARHTQNNCTSQRDRTVQVATAIHQLGATVSEIATNAAQAADAANEATHQSSDGRKVVLQAREQIGALSKELEKATNVVESLAKQVNDISSTLDTIRNISDQTNLLALNAAIEAARAGDQGRGFAVVADEVRTLASRSADSTEEIQKVINRLQTESKRAVEAMQQGRQQSDLVVEYADNATNALEQINNHIDQISGQNIQVATATEEQSTVVEDINRNVEEINHLTTETTDIAVQLNQSSNSLQQLSSQLDRLVGNFKL, encoded by the coding sequence ATGTTAATAGATAAATTGACGCTTAAAAGCAGGTTGATTATTACGGTAGCAATCCCTTGCTTAGCATTAATATTTGTTGGTTTGGCAAGCCTGAATGCTATGTCAGCAATGGCTAACAAAACCGAAGAAATGTACCTCAACACCGCAGCGCCAATGCGAGCAGTTGCAGAAGCAGCTTCACGTATTCCCCGGATGCGGGTTGGTATTGATATGATGATCCTTCAGGAAACTGATTTACGTGACACGAAAGGGATAAAAACACGAGTTAAAGAGACCCGAGAAGAAGATATTCCGCAAATGCGTGATGCACTATCTTTAGCTGTAAAAACGCAAGTTAACCCAGAATTGAAGGCGAAAGTTCAAAACCTACTAAATGACTTTGAAAAAATGATCAGTACAGAGCTGAATCCATTGCTTCAAGCATTGGATAAAGAAGATATGGTAACAGCTCAGCAAATCTATAAAGACAAGTACGCTGTAAGCTATGGAACCATGCGCAAAGACGCAAATACATTGTTAGAAACCTTGCTAGAACAAGCTGAATCTCAGAACAAACTGAGCCACGACAACTATATATCGGGTAGAACCACACAGATCATAATCATAAGTGTCGGGCTTATCATCTCATTCATCATCTCTTCTGCAATTGTGATCAGCTTACGTAATAGGGTTTCTACTCTCAGAGATACAATTACAACCGCGGCGCAAGATCTGTCACTAAACACACGAATCAAACTTGATGGGAAAGATGAGCTAACGGAAATAGGCGACAGTTTTAATCTGTTTATGGAAAAAGTACATAACTCGATTAATCAGGTTGCAGCAAACTCCCAACAACTAGCGATCATGGCTCGAGATGTGTCCGAGCGTGCTCGTCACACTCAAAATAACTGCACTTCACAGCGGGACAGAACTGTACAAGTGGCAACAGCCATCCACCAACTAGGCGCAACCGTCAGCGAAATCGCAACGAATGCAGCACAAGCTGCTGATGCAGCAAATGAAGCTACACACCAATCCAGTGATGGTAGAAAAGTTGTGCTTCAGGCAAGAGAGCAGATCGGAGCACTATCAAAAGAACTTGAAAAAGCCACTAATGTAGTTGAGTCGCTTGCGAAACAAGTCAACGATATCAGCTCAACATTAGATACCATTCGTAATATTTCAGACCAAACCAACTTACTTGCTCTCAATGCAGCCATTGAGGCAGCTCGTGCTGGAGATCAAGGTCGAGGCTTTGCTGTGGTAGCAGACGAAGTAAGAACTCTAGCTAGTCGTTCTGCTGATTCAACAGAAGAGATTCAGAAAGTTATCAACCGACTACAAACTGAATCCAAACGAGCAGTAGAAGCAATGCAACAAGGTCGTCAGCAAAGTGATTTAGTTGTCGAATATGCAGACAACGCCACTAACGCGCTTGAGCAGATCAATAATCATATCGATCAGATAAGCGGGCAGAATATTCAAGTCGCCACTGCCACAGAAGAACAGTCAACCGTTGTTGAAGACATAAACCGTAACGTAGAAGAAATTAACCATCTCACTACGGAAACCACTGATATAGCGGTTCAGCTCAATCAGTCCAGTAACAGCTTACAGCAACTTTCCTCACAATTAGACAGACTTGTAGGTAATTTCAAACTATAA
- a CDS encoding methyl-accepting chemotaxis protein, with the protein MLVNNFTLKTRLLITVAIPCLALITVGLHSLNAMDSIDQSTKSMYLNTAAPMRAMAETASRIPRMRVGIDMMLLQETALRDAKGIATRVKEAKTEDIPEMRAALDDAVKAQSDPVLQQRVQKLADAFETVVKDELEPMLNALDKGDLSTAQQIYRDKYTKSYGVMRKEANVILDTLLHQAEEQNSVSHVAYIKDRNTLIAISVVGLLISFIISSSIVFNLRRRVAYLRETMNHAAQNMALNTRIEAEGRDELTHIANSFNLFIEKVHTSMVQVAKNSRDLADMADSVSERADHTRNNCTSQRDRTVQVATAIHQLGETVDEIAANASQAAEAANEATHQSSDGRSVVGQARNQIGELSRELEEATDIVQSLAKQVDDISATLDTIRNISDQTNLLALNAAIEAARAGEQGRGFAVVADEVRTLASRSAHSTEEIQNIIDRLQTESRRAVDAMEKGRTQSNLVVEFANNATTSLGQISNHIEHISSQNIQVATATEEQSTVVLDINRNLEEINQLTSETTEISEQLNQSSTHLQKLSADLDKLVGNFKL; encoded by the coding sequence ATGCTTGTCAATAATTTCACCTTAAAAACCCGTTTGCTTATAACCGTAGCTATCCCCTGCTTGGCGCTGATAACGGTTGGTTTACACAGTCTAAACGCAATGGATTCTATCGACCAAAGTACTAAATCCATGTACCTCAACACAGCAGCGCCAATGCGCGCAATGGCAGAGACAGCATCTAGAATTCCTCGAATGCGAGTGGGTATCGACATGATGCTACTTCAGGAAACGGCACTACGCGACGCTAAAGGCATTGCGACTCGTGTTAAAGAAGCGAAAACAGAAGATATACCTGAAATGAGGGCTGCCTTAGATGATGCAGTCAAAGCCCAGTCAGACCCCGTTCTACAGCAACGAGTACAAAAACTTGCAGATGCATTTGAAACTGTGGTCAAAGATGAACTGGAGCCTATGTTAAACGCTTTAGATAAAGGCGACCTATCTACAGCGCAGCAAATCTATCGCGACAAATACACCAAAAGTTACGGCGTAATGAGAAAGGAAGCTAACGTTATTTTGGACACCCTGCTGCACCAAGCTGAAGAACAGAACTCCGTTAGCCATGTAGCTTACATAAAGGATCGCAATACGCTGATTGCCATTAGTGTTGTCGGACTACTTATCTCTTTCATTATTTCCTCATCAATCGTGTTTAATCTGCGTAGACGAGTGGCCTATCTGCGCGAAACCATGAACCATGCAGCACAGAATATGGCGCTCAACACTCGTATTGAGGCGGAAGGTAGAGATGAGCTAACTCACATTGCTAACAGCTTTAACCTGTTCATTGAAAAAGTGCATACCTCTATGGTTCAGGTGGCAAAAAACTCACGAGATTTGGCCGATATGGCTGACAGTGTCTCTGAGCGTGCAGACCACACTCGTAACAACTGTACATCACAACGTGACCGTACTGTTCAGGTCGCTACCGCAATTCATCAGTTGGGCGAAACCGTTGATGAAATTGCCGCAAACGCATCACAAGCAGCAGAAGCTGCAAACGAAGCCACACATCAATCTAGCGATGGACGCAGTGTTGTCGGCCAAGCTCGTAATCAAATTGGCGAACTGTCCAGAGAATTAGAAGAAGCGACCGATATAGTTCAATCGCTGGCGAAACAAGTTGACGATATCAGCGCTACTCTCGATACCATTCGCAATATTTCAGACCAAACAAACCTACTTGCACTTAACGCAGCGATTGAAGCGGCGCGTGCAGGAGAGCAAGGTCGAGGGTTTGCCGTGGTTGCCGATGAAGTTCGTACTCTAGCTAGCCGCTCAGCACACTCAACTGAAGAGATTCAAAACATTATCGACAGGCTGCAAACTGAATCTCGCCGCGCCGTTGATGCAATGGAAAAAGGACGCACTCAAAGTAACCTAGTTGTCGAATTTGCCAATAATGCGACTACATCATTAGGGCAAATCAGTAATCACATTGAACATATCAGTTCTCAAAATATTCAAGTGGCGACAGCAACCGAGGAACAATCAACAGTGGTGCTAGATATCAATCGTAACCTTGAAGAGATCAACCAATTGACTTCAGAAACCACTGAGATCTCGGAGCAACTCAATCAATCCAGTACTCATCTGCAAAAGCTATCCGCAGATTTGGATAAATTAGTCGGCAATTTTAAACTTTGA
- the chrA gene encoding chromate efflux transporter has product MLTIFKTFFWLGWISFGGPAAHIGYFRQTFVEKLKWLDDSEYAQIVALSQFLPGPGSSQVGFSIGYKRGGLSGAIAAFMGFTAPSIILMILLALLSSQITDTTLFHNVVHGLKLLAVVVVADATWGMYKNFCSSKLSAGLALLTACALLVIPSITTQLLVLILAAIIGTRYLKGNTAKTHSTFKPSYTPLLLFVLILVGTSMLSSHSSIQLFGDFFKAGSLVFGGGHVVLPLLQNLVGDQLSQDTFLTGYAAAQAVPGPMFTFATYLGYTLMPQAPIAGALLATIAVFLPGFLLLLAVLKNWHSLADNSSIAGALNGVNASVVGLLAAALYQPVFSSAVFAASDIALVLVGFYLLKQLKLPIVACVAFFIAAGAALGI; this is encoded by the coding sequence ATGCTCACTATCTTCAAAACCTTTTTCTGGCTAGGTTGGATTAGCTTCGGTGGCCCGGCCGCTCACATTGGCTATTTTCGTCAAACCTTCGTTGAAAAACTGAAATGGTTGGACGACAGCGAATACGCTCAGATAGTAGCACTCAGCCAATTTTTGCCTGGTCCAGGTTCAAGCCAAGTGGGTTTTTCTATCGGTTACAAACGTGGTGGTTTATCTGGGGCGATCGCCGCTTTCATGGGTTTTACCGCACCGTCTATCATACTCATGATCCTGCTTGCTCTCTTGAGCAGCCAGATAACGGATACCACTTTGTTTCACAACGTCGTACACGGACTTAAACTTCTTGCCGTGGTGGTAGTGGCGGACGCAACTTGGGGAATGTACAAGAACTTCTGCTCAAGCAAACTATCGGCAGGTTTAGCTCTATTAACGGCATGCGCACTGCTCGTTATACCAAGCATTACTACCCAATTATTAGTGCTAATTTTGGCAGCTATCATTGGTACCCGATACCTCAAAGGAAATACAGCGAAAACACACAGCACGTTTAAACCAAGTTATACCCCTTTACTGCTATTTGTCTTGATACTTGTCGGCACATCCATGTTATCAAGCCACTCAAGCATTCAACTGTTTGGTGATTTCTTCAAAGCAGGAAGCTTAGTTTTCGGTGGTGGGCATGTGGTTCTGCCGCTATTGCAAAATCTTGTTGGTGACCAGCTAAGCCAAGATACCTTTTTGACCGGATACGCTGCGGCTCAGGCTGTTCCTGGGCCTATGTTTACCTTCGCCACATATCTTGGTTACACGCTAATGCCGCAAGCACCTATTGCAGGCGCACTTCTGGCGACTATTGCAGTATTTCTTCCGGGCTTTCTGCTGTTGTTAGCTGTGCTGAAAAACTGGCATTCATTAGCAGACAACTCATCTATTGCTGGCGCACTGAATGGCGTAAACGCATCTGTCGTTGGTTTGCTTGCTGCTGCTTTGTACCAACCGGTATTTTCCAGTGCCGTCTTTGCCGCATCAGACATCGCTTTGGTATTGGTTGGATTTTATCTGCTCAAGCAACTCAAGCTGCCGATAGTTGCATGCGTAGCATTCTTCATTGCTGCGGGAGCCGCTTTAGGGATATAG
- a CDS encoding helix-turn-helix domain-containing protein: MLNSNSLSIRSYSRQKNGHSHDFYQLVLPLRGVINIEVEAFKGAVRPGECVVVRANEMHYFAAESEARFVVADLDTLPSHIAESNTIVFSISPPLMHYLSFIEEQLKYKVNPEIEKMMLQTFSLLLAEQQILKQFDNRIRKVQEYIEAHLADSLSITQLSSVAFLSPTQFKKLFKQQTSLTVTQYITQKRMEKAQALLIHTDYPIQIVAESVGYVDHSAFSRRFSQHFGLSPSKITR; the protein is encoded by the coding sequence ATGCTTAATTCCAACTCACTTTCAATCCGCTCCTATAGCCGTCAAAAGAACGGGCACAGCCATGATTTCTATCAGTTGGTTTTGCCTCTTCGCGGTGTAATCAACATTGAAGTTGAAGCATTTAAAGGTGCGGTGAGACCCGGTGAATGCGTGGTGGTACGTGCAAATGAAATGCACTATTTCGCGGCAGAATCAGAAGCTAGGTTTGTGGTAGCCGATCTCGATACTCTGCCGTCACATATTGCGGAATCTAACACCATCGTATTTTCTATCAGCCCCCCCTTAATGCACTATTTGAGTTTCATTGAAGAGCAACTTAAATACAAAGTGAACCCAGAAATCGAGAAGATGATGCTACAAACTTTCTCGCTTTTACTCGCAGAACAACAAATCTTAAAGCAGTTCGATAATCGCATCAGAAAAGTTCAAGAATATATCGAAGCTCATCTTGCAGATTCACTGTCTATCACGCAGCTGTCGTCTGTTGCTTTTTTGAGTCCAACCCAGTTCAAAAAGCTTTTCAAACAACAAACATCCTTAACCGTGACTCAGTACATCACTCAGAAACGGATGGAGAAAGCGCAGGCGTTACTTATCCATACTGACTACCCAATTCAAATTGTCGCTGAGTCTGTCGGTTATGTTGACCACAGTGCTTTTAGCCGCCGATTTTCTCAGCATTTTGGTCTATCCCCCTCAAAGATAACTCGTTAA
- a CDS encoding DMT family transporter, giving the protein MFRGNANISGVFAVVLASVFWGTTGTAASFAPDISPLAIGASAMGGGGLLLMINARRKLIGDMATLLQQYKLLLCGGAAVAIYPLAFYTSMRLSGVAIGTLISIASAPFFTVLLERLISKKQISLQWVVSFIVGTVGIVLLTLGKEQSVHSDASSMLQLLGIALGLIAALTYASYSWAARGMIERGVSSQSAMASMFGLAATLLLPSLFITGDNLFADTKHTAVVIYMATIPMFLGYLLFGYALKHLEASTATLITLLEPAIATLFAVALVGERFTVIGWYGFAFILVCLVLQVLPVQTFRFRKSQAADSY; this is encoded by the coding sequence ATGTTTAGAGGAAATGCGAATATCAGCGGAGTCTTTGCCGTTGTTCTCGCTAGTGTGTTCTGGGGAACAACAGGAACCGCAGCCAGTTTCGCACCAGATATTAGCCCTCTAGCCATAGGTGCATCTGCTATGGGTGGCGGTGGATTATTACTCATGATCAATGCACGAAGAAAGCTCATTGGCGATATGGCTACACTACTTCAGCAATACAAACTTTTGCTTTGTGGTGGCGCAGCGGTCGCCATCTATCCGCTCGCTTTTTACACCTCTATGCGACTTTCAGGCGTCGCGATAGGCACTTTGATTTCCATCGCCAGCGCACCGTTTTTCACCGTTTTGCTTGAGCGTCTCATTAGCAAAAAGCAGATTTCTTTACAATGGGTAGTCTCGTTCATCGTAGGCACTGTTGGTATCGTGTTACTCACGCTTGGAAAAGAACAAAGTGTTCACTCAGACGCAAGTTCGATGCTTCAACTTTTAGGAATTGCACTGGGACTTATCGCTGCACTTACTTATGCCTCCTACTCATGGGCAGCACGCGGTATGATTGAACGCGGAGTGAGTTCTCAGTCAGCAATGGCGAGTATGTTTGGTTTGGCAGCGACCTTGTTATTACCCTCACTGTTCATTACCGGAGATAACCTGTTTGCAGATACCAAACACACAGCTGTGGTCATCTATATGGCAACCATACCTATGTTCTTGGGCTACCTGCTGTTTGGCTATGCGTTAAAGCATTTGGAAGCAAGCACGGCTACGCTGATCACTCTGCTTGAACCTGCCATTGCCACACTGTTTGCTGTCGCTTTGGTTGGAGAGCGATTCACCGTTATAGGCTGGTATGGGTTTGCATTTATTCTTGTCTGCTTAGTACTACAAGTGCTTCCTGTTCAGACGTTTCGCTTTCGCAAGTCTCAAGCGGCAGACAGCTATTGA
- a CDS encoding PLP-dependent aminotransferase family protein — MQKYKQLAEKIIEDIHSTKLKHGDRMLSLRLFAKQHDVSVSTAVSCYQELEQRGWLDARPQSGFFICSKTPAVSTPSWKRFTPQLATDVRPRVKPQVKSGPLGIACIEPDVIALRAMEKSFRRVMTQSASKLTQYPDKKGEPVLREALSTHFSQLGFSLHKDELVVTHGCMDAVKTALQISVNAGDTVAVSSPCFNGLLELLANLGLKVIEIPSLAEGIDLDALEKLFQNQQVQAGLFCTTHMNPQGITMSAKQKQRLSALAGKYRIPVIEDDVYFELNHSDQLHLPTAYYDDSGYVIWCGSFSKTLSPSYRLGWCRPGRFIEKYTQQYEGVPTLIQMAIADFIQTGAYSRHLKRVRHQLAVNKQDYTRFLAQHLPQNSRITQPDGGLVLWMQVTGLNAQALSDKAIELNLDIRIGSVFTESQRYDDCVRINIGFALNHDIETLLNTLIGLINSCLPLETCESETSEQEALVVLSRQE; from the coding sequence ATGCAGAAATATAAACAGTTAGCAGAGAAGATCATTGAAGATATTCATTCCACCAAATTGAAGCATGGTGATCGTATGCTTTCATTGCGTCTGTTTGCGAAGCAACATGATGTGAGTGTTTCTACAGCCGTAAGTTGTTATCAAGAGTTAGAACAAAGGGGATGGTTAGACGCTCGTCCCCAATCAGGATTCTTTATCTGTTCAAAAACGCCGGCTGTCTCAACGCCGTCATGGAAGCGATTCACGCCACAACTGGCGACGGATGTTCGCCCCCGTGTCAAACCTCAAGTGAAATCAGGGCCACTGGGTATCGCGTGTATCGAGCCTGATGTGATTGCACTGCGTGCAATGGAAAAAAGCTTTCGTCGTGTAATGACACAATCTGCTTCGAAACTGACTCAATATCCGGATAAGAAGGGTGAACCTGTACTGAGAGAAGCGCTGAGCACTCACTTCAGCCAGCTGGGGTTTTCGCTGCACAAGGATGAATTGGTGGTAACTCATGGCTGTATGGATGCAGTGAAAACTGCATTGCAAATCAGTGTGAATGCAGGTGACACAGTGGCAGTGAGTTCACCATGTTTTAACGGATTACTAGAGCTGCTTGCCAATCTGGGCTTAAAAGTTATCGAGATTCCGTCACTAGCAGAAGGGATTGATCTTGATGCGCTAGAGAAATTGTTTCAAAACCAGCAGGTACAGGCCGGATTGTTTTGCACCACACACATGAATCCGCAGGGCATTACTATGTCGGCAAAACAGAAGCAACGATTGAGTGCGTTGGCGGGGAAATACCGGATACCTGTGATTGAAGATGATGTGTATTTCGAACTCAATCATTCAGACCAGTTGCATTTACCTACTGCTTACTACGACGACAGTGGTTATGTGATTTGGTGTGGTTCTTTCTCCAAAACTTTATCGCCAAGCTACCGTCTGGGTTGGTGCCGTCCGGGGAGGTTTATTGAAAAATACACCCAGCAATACGAAGGTGTGCCGACGCTGATTCAAATGGCGATTGCGGATTTCATTCAAACCGGTGCCTATAGCAGACACCTCAAACGTGTGAGGCATCAACTGGCAGTAAATAAACAAGATTACACCCGTTTTCTGGCGCAACATTTGCCCCAAAATAGTCGAATTACTCAGCCTGACGGTGGTCTGGTTCTGTGGATGCAAGTGACGGGTTTAAATGCACAAGCACTTAGCGATAAAGCCATCGAGCTAAATTTAGATATTCGAATTGGTAGCGTTTTTACTGAGTCTCAACGCTATGATGACTGCGTTCGAATTAACATCGGTTTTGCACTAAACCACGACATCGAAACCTTGTTAAACACCTTGATTGGACTTATCAATAGCTGTCTGCCGCTTGAGACTTGCGAAAGCGAAACGTCTGAACAGGAAGCACTTGTAGTACTAAGCAGACAAGAATAA
- a CDS encoding EamA family transporter codes for MQGKHLLLVIGVMVIWGVNFSAIKLVVSQLDPFLIAAARFLLATFPIIFFVKKPNVHVKYFIAYGLVFGTGIWGMAYCSIAFGLSSGMASVLLQLDVLTTIAVGALLYKEVISKQMWLGIAVALVGLILSIVYTNGNITLLGFVFILISAICWPLMGVIIRHSGTKSPFAFNIWGMLFAPVPLILLSLAVNGVDGLVATYEQWNGSAWFSVLFQAYPTTLFGYWIWNKMILNYPMSKLAPLTLLTSVFALLSGYLFFGETLSTVQWISCSLFLAGIVAVLYPSNANSEQKGRSFKRLFSNRKAKYRRIPTQ; via the coding sequence GTGCAGGGAAAACATTTATTACTCGTTATTGGAGTCATGGTCATTTGGGGCGTGAATTTTTCCGCTATCAAACTTGTTGTCAGCCAACTCGATCCCTTTTTAATTGCCGCAGCTCGCTTCTTGTTAGCGACTTTTCCTATTATCTTTTTTGTGAAGAAACCAAACGTCCACGTTAAATACTTCATTGCCTACGGTTTAGTATTTGGTACTGGGATATGGGGGATGGCGTATTGCTCGATTGCATTTGGTCTTTCCTCCGGTATGGCGTCGGTTTTACTACAGCTAGATGTGTTAACCACTATCGCAGTGGGAGCTTTGCTTTATAAAGAGGTCATAAGCAAGCAGATGTGGCTTGGAATTGCGGTTGCACTGGTTGGCTTAATTCTTTCTATCGTTTATACCAACGGTAATATCACTCTGCTTGGCTTCGTGTTCATTCTGATTTCCGCTATCTGCTGGCCATTAATGGGGGTAATTATTCGTCATTCAGGGACCAAATCACCGTTTGCCTTTAACATTTGGGGGATGTTGTTTGCTCCCGTGCCACTGATACTGCTAAGCCTTGCAGTAAACGGGGTTGACGGCTTAGTCGCAACCTATGAGCAGTGGAACGGAAGTGCTTGGTTCTCGGTACTGTTTCAAGCCTACCCAACAACTCTGTTCGGCTACTGGATCTGGAATAAGATGATCCTAAACTATCCGATGTCTAAACTCGCACCTCTGACGCTATTAACCAGTGTGTTTGCTTTGTTAAGCGGATATCTGTTTTTTGGCGAGACACTTTCAACAGTACAATGGATATCCTGCTCTCTTTTCCTCGCTGGAATCGTTGCTGTTCTTTATCCAAGCAACGCAAATTCGGAACAAAAAGGACGTTCGTTCAAACGTTTATTCAGCAATAGAAAGGCCAAATATCGGCGTATTCCTACGCAATAA
- a CDS encoding helix-turn-helix domain-containing protein: MIREPSDSQAINRHIGTRIRTHRKNMGMTIQTLADKIFKSRATVSKYETGEISLDMVTLFNVASALQVTPNQLIDYRVNTQSETGLRASAMKTFHNASQLYFYFYDGRYNRLKDGVINILPEKEGNQHTATLTISVVTRDGKSSEIYYLGSVTYSDRLIRFSFINQYNTLEECLLYIFNPLELRDSTYGMLCGISSADMRPCAFKCLVTLTSQQYSDGLKEQLRLTRDELKESKKLNMLVIDNVL, from the coding sequence TTCGAGAACCCTCAGATAGCCAAGCGATCAACCGACATATCGGTACTCGTATCAGGACTCATCGTAAAAATATGGGTATGACAATTCAGACCCTAGCTGACAAGATCTTTAAAAGTAGAGCAACCGTCTCAAAATATGAAACTGGTGAAATTTCACTGGATATGGTGACTCTGTTTAACGTTGCCTCTGCTCTTCAAGTAACGCCAAACCAGCTAATTGATTATCGTGTGAATACTCAATCGGAGACAGGTTTGAGAGCCTCCGCGATGAAGACCTTTCATAACGCTTCGCAGCTCTATTTCTACTTTTACGACGGACGATACAACCGCCTTAAAGACGGCGTGATTAATATTCTTCCTGAGAAAGAGGGCAATCAACATACGGCGACATTGACAATAAGTGTAGTAACACGAGATGGTAAGAGTAGTGAGATCTATTACTTAGGTTCAGTGACATACAGCGACCGTTTAATCCGCTTTTCGTTTATCAACCAATACAACACCTTAGAAGAGTGTCTGTTGTATATTTTTAACCCTCTTGAGCTTAGAGACAGTACGTATGGGATGTTGTGTGGCATATCTTCTGCAGACATGCGACCATGTGCTTTTAAATGCTTAGTGACGTTAACTAGTCAGCAATATTCTGATGGGTTGAAAGAGCAACTTCGCTTGACTAGAGATGAGCTTAAAGAGTCGAAAAAGCTCAATATGCTGGTGATAGACAACGTTCTTTAG